A genomic stretch from Erigeron canadensis isolate Cc75 chromosome 9, C_canadensis_v1, whole genome shotgun sequence includes:
- the LOC122581734 gene encoding aquaporin TIP1-1 has protein sequence MPVRAIAVGRHEELSHPDTIKAGVAEFISTLIFVFAGSGSGMAFNKLTSDGAATPAGLTSAAIAHAFALFVAVSVGANISGGHVNPAVTFGAFVGGNITLLRGIVYVIAQLLGSTVACLLLKFVTNDMAVGAFSLSTGVGVSNALVFEIVMTFGLVYTVYATAVDPKKGSLGTIAPIAIGFIVGANILAGGAFTGASMNPAVSFGPALVSWTWANHWVYWVGPLVGGGIAGLVYEFLFINQTHDHLPTSA, from the exons ATGCCAGTCCGAGCAATCGCGGTGGGACGACACGAGGAGCTTAGCCACCCGGACACGATAAAAGCCGGGGTGGCCGAGTTCATCTCCACGCTCATATTTGTCTTTGCAGGGTCAGGGTCAGGGATGGCATTCAATAAGCTAACAAGTGATGGTGCAGCCACTCCTGCTGGCCTCACATCGGCTGCTATTGCCCATGCTTTTGCACTTTTCGTTGCGGTTTCCGTAGGTGCTAATATTTCGGGTGGACATGTCAACCCCGCGGTCACCTTTGGTGCCTTTGTTGGGGGTAACATCACTTTGTTGCGTGGTATTGTTTATGTCATTGCTCAGTTGCTTGGATCCACTGTTGCTTGCTTGCTACTTAAGTTTGTCACTAATGACATG GCCGTGGGTGCATTCTCGTTGTCCACAGGAGTTGGAGTATCAAACGCATTGGTCTTCGAGATTGTAATGACATTCGGTCTTGTTTACACAGTCTACGCAACCGCAGTTGACCCAAAGAAGGGTAGTTTGGGAACAATTGCCCCAATTGCCATTGGTTTCATTGTTGGTGCCAATATTTTGGCTGGTGGAGCATTCACCGGAGCATCCATGAACCCAGCAGTATCTTTCGGGCCCGCTTTGGTGAGCTGGACCTGGGCCAACCACTGGGTGTATTGGGTTGGGCCTTTGGTTGGTGGTGGTATTGCTGGACTTGTTTATGAGTTCCTCTTTATTAACCAAACCCATGACCATTTGCCCACATCAGCCTAA